From the genome of Palaemon carinicauda isolate YSFRI2023 chromosome 6, ASM3689809v2, whole genome shotgun sequence, one region includes:
- the LOC137642225 gene encoding uncharacterized protein produces MTSNLGKTKWHKSPPLMTYAALLLTILGPTPGCSDEFLGKSPSSIHTSFQESLPPIVTNPEERHFTKLKSIVPKVRRLLKESKAKKVTPGNPRAVPTRSSKNQRAVFADTAVHSQKGRRRRSSSDKYPSNGKKISLDNDFTDYDDMFDYTTFFYSEHYHVFLCNHPPNTFSAEFLQHSEEQCENYNFFYNINELTTYGMCEYIYKIIHGKSFDLEGAWEIMLDDHKFVTLISDEHFVRLCLPLFRRFNSCKEKKYLTICEDERIMFLHSHECQAPSNEDSYFYVSLAQAATEDKYSCFQCICEGYMRIIQTKSAGNITFMVLEKDISSPHEGACQECNGMVNLLYFLARDNQTKCFVNRYFISCYANSLVLWKGNVHENVLKEYWNILPASCKVTEILLTCILGLILLAGVIGNPFVLFITCHRSSIKNWPLLIHHISLVFSDFIFTAFVVFPSFYSRSKLLFSYWYSDLMGDPFENKDCLSSLLHLSNAISFQRMESTEEVISHYYMFQTIIFNTCLVVSILTRFILSLKVLIITTKRNFEIYFSCHVVCVIILMIWTLAIIDGFLFSFDGNGNVINFALQAHHYSFSLSSFRFWPLRTFIIYRVFIYQAICLSTVVISFSLVKKFLRDYTIIGKSFLEPYSKETYTVLISLSVTSLLFLISVSPYLLFHYETVTSQNYFPRWPMIKFASQLLAKAPAAWNPWIYVMTKTITSKWR; encoded by the coding sequence ATGACGTCCAACTTGGGCAAAACAAAATGGCACAAGTCGCCTCCGTTGATGACGTATGCTGCCTTGCTTCTAACTATTTTGGGACCTACGCCTGGCTGCAGTGACGAATTTCTTGGTAAATCTCCCTCGTCAATTCATACATCTTTTCAGGAGTCATTGCCACCAATTGTTACTAACCCTGAAGAACGGCACTTTACAAAGTTGAAGAGTATAGTTCCAAaagtcagaaggcttctaaaagaAAGTAAAGCCAAAAAGGTGACGCCAGGTAACCCCAGAGCAGTTCCAACAAGGAGTTCAAAAAATCAGAGAGCAGTTTTTGCTGACACTGCAGTACATTCCCAAAAAGGGAGAAGGCGCAGAAGCTCAAGTGACAAATATCCAtccaatggaaaaaaaatttctcttGATAATGATTTTACAGATTATGATGACATGTTCGATTACACAACTTTCTTTTACTCTGAACACTATCACGTGTTTCTCTGTAATCATCCCCCAAATACGTTCTCAGCAGAGTTCCTCCAACATTCAGAAGAGCAGTGCGAAAATTACAATTTCTTTTACAATATCAATGAACTAACCACATACGGAATGTgtgaatatatctataaaataattcATGGTAAGTCCTTTGATCTGGAGGGAGCGTGGGAAATAATGCTGGATGATCATAAATTTGTGACGTTGATCTCCGACGAACATTTTGTCAGGCTCTGCCTTCCTTTGTTCAGGAGATTTAACagctgtaaggaaaagaaatatctGACCATCTGTGAGGACGAGCGTATCATGTTTCTCCATTCTCACGAATGTCAGGCTCCATCCAATGAGGACTCTTATTTCTATGTGTCCTTGGCTCAAGCAGCCACGGAGGACAAGTACTCGTGTTTCCAGTGTATATGTGAGGGGTATATGAGAATTATTCAAACCAAAAGTGCTGGTAATATCACCTTCATGGTCTTAGAGAAGGATATATCTTCCCCTCATGAAGGTGCATGTCAAGAGTGCAATGGAATGGTCAATCTTCTATATTTTCTTGCTCGAGACAATCAGACCAAGTGTTTTGTCAATCGATATTTTATTAGTTGTTATGCCAATTCCCTAGTGCTTTGGAAAGGCAATGTTCATGAAAATGTCTTGAAAGAATATTGGAACATTTTACCAGCCTCCTGTAAAGTTACGGAGATTTTATTGACATGTATTTTAGGTCTAATACTACTTGCAGGAGTAATAGGTAATCCATTTGTCCTTTTTATAACGTGCCACAGATCAAGCATCAAGAATTGGCCTCTGCTAATCCATCACATTTCTCTCGTCTTTTCAGATTTCATATTTACAGCGTTTGTTGTTTTCCCAAGTTTTTATAGCCGTTCTAAACTTCTCTTTAGTTATTGGTATTCTGACTTAATGGGTGACCCCTTTGAAAACAAAGATTGCTTAAGCAGCCTCCTTCATCTGAGCAACGCAATCTCATTCCAGAGAATGGAGTCCACTGAGGAAGTTATCAGCCACTATTACATGTTCCAAACAATCATTTTTAATACATGCTTGGTCGTCTCTATTCTAACACGCTTTATCCTCAGCTTAAAAGTACTAATTATAACCACCAAgcgtaattttgaaatttatttttcatgtCATGTCGTGTGTGTTATCATCCTTATGATATGGACCTTGGCCATCATAGATGGGTTCCTCTTTAGTTTTGATGGCAACGGCAATGTCATCAACTTCGCTCTTCAAGCACATCATTACTCATTCAGCTTGTCTAGTTTCAGATTTTGGCCTTTAAGGACATTCATTATTTATCGTGTATTTATCTACCAAGCCATCTGTTTATCCACGGTAGTTATTTCGTTTTCCTTGGTCAAAAAGTTTTTGAGGGACTACACAATAATTGGTAAGTCCTTTTTAGAGCCTTACTCGAAAGAGACTTATACTGTTCTGATCTCTTTGTCAGTTACGTCATTGCTCTTCCTTATTTCCGTCAGTCCTTACTTACTCTTTCATTATGAAACTGTTACTTCTCAGAACTATTTCCCAAGATGGCCGATGATAAAATTCGCTTCGCAATTGCTTGCTAAAGCACCTGCTGCATGGAATCCTTGGATATATGTAATGACGAAAACTATTACCTCGAAGTGGAGATAA